Part of the Synechococcus sp. HK01-R genome is shown below.
CCGCTTCAAGGCCAGCGGGATGGGTACGCCATCTCCCGCTCCTATCCCTTGAAGGAGCAGAACCTGGTGGCGGAAGACCTCCCGGTGATCACGCTATGGCCCTTTGTCAGCGATGAGCGCTGGAGGCTTTATTACCTTTTCTGCGAAGACAGCCCATCAGCACTCACCGTTGATGGATTCGCCGACTACGACCGAAAACTGGGGCGGGATGGCCAGCAGGTCGTGAAGTATTTCACCACCAACCATTTCCCGGATCTGGTCCGTCTCAGTGAGCGCGGGCAAGACCGTGGTCTATTGCCGGTGACCCCACCTGCCAGCAGCCCGGATCAGGGAACCCAATGGCAAGTGGGCATCGACTTCGGCACCTCGTTCACCAACTTCTTCATTGATGAAGGTGCAGGCCCGCAACGGCGCCACCTCGACACCAGGGTGATCTCTCTGACCCTTTCCCAGAAAGAAGAACGCCAGCGCCTGCTGAATCAGTACTTCGTTCCAGAGGAGATGTTGCCCAACGCCGATAACGGCGGCAATCCACCAACCGCAACCGCCATCAGCCTGCGCGGCTGGCAGGAAGTGCTCGGCCAGGTGCCGGAGCTCTTCCATGAGGCTCGCTTGAGGGTTCCCAGCCCAGGCGAATTCGGTGGCGCCGAACTGCGCACAGGATTCAAATGGGAGCAGATGCAATATCAAAAACCCTTCCTGAAGGAGGTCGCACTGCTGATCAGTGCCAATGCAGCCGCCAATGGCGCCAAGGAATTGCAGTGGTCTGTCTCCTATCCCAGTGCGTTCTCTCCAAACGAGGTGGCTCGGTACCGCCGGGTGTGGGTGGAACTCTGCGCTGACCTAAACAAACTCACAGGCTTGCGCCATGCCCTCAACGGCAAGGCTGGTGAGGGTGGCCTGCAAACAGAAGCTGTGGCCTTCGCCAGCTACTTCGGAAACTTCCAGAACCGGCAGATGGTGCACACCTCCTGCCTCGACGTGGGCGGCGGCACCACCGACATTTCGATCTGGCAGGACAACCGCCTCATTCACCAGGTGTCGATCCCCTTTGCCGGTCGCGACATCAGCTCTCAGCTGTTGCGCAGGAAGCCAGCATTCTTGAAATCCCTCTTCCCTCCAAGCCTCACTGCCGACATCAGTGATGACGAAGCAAGGGCCCGGCAAGACCGCAACTTCACCAGTCGTCTCGACAACATCATGCGCTACGGGTCCGATGAGCTGCTAGCCGGTCGGCTCGACATGCTCGTGAATCAGGAATCGACGCTGCAGGAACCGCTGCAGCAATTCCTCAGCCTGCTCGCCGTCAGCTTTGGAGGGATTTACCACTACCTCGGCCAGATTCAGCAGGTGCTGCGCGAGGAAGGAAAACTCACACGCTCCACCCCAACCCCGGTGTACATCGGAGGCAATGGCGGGCGGCTGATCAATTGGATTGATGCCAGCTCCAGCTTCCAGAAGGGAGGTGATCCCGACCGTCTGATGGAGATGCTGCAGATCAAGGCATCCGGCAGTGAAGCCGGCAATGCATCAACCACGCTCTCCGATGCCTACAAAGACGAAACCTCCTGCGGCTTGATCAGCTCAGGCGTGAATCTGATCGGTGATTTCGATCCCCGTAGCGATGTGATGGTGTGTGGCTCAACCCTGGTGGTCAACGATCTAACCTTCGAGGCCGGTGACCGGGTGGAGTTACCTCACACCATGTCGCAGATTGAGCGCTATGAGTTGCCCAATCTCGACGCAATCCGAGCCTTTGTTGATCACTACGACGACAGCATTGCAGAGCTGCGCATCCGCAGCTTGCTTCCGATTCGTCAGTTGTGTGACCTGGACACTCTCTGGGCCGAAGTGGAAACGGAAGTGCGCTCCCTCTGCCTGGCCAAAGTGGGCCAAGAAGCCAGTGACCTCGAACCCGAACCGGGCTTCATTCTTGGCCTGAGAGCACTCACCAACATCTTGGGCCGTCTTTGGGCCGATCGTTTCTGAGGGACAACGCCATGAACACTGCACGCAAACTCAGCCTGGTTGGCTTGGCATTAACAGCAACCCTTTGTGGGCTCGGCGATC
Proteins encoded:
- a CDS encoding cell division protein FtsA; its protein translation is MTSSQTQDIVQIPWFPKTDPPLAGGAQSGEWQGRDQQSLGTIAKSLVYEVSTSRVNSLPSPWSRALQFEQAVLNTRYPTRDSLLEELFGGMACLGLWEMFGLRLDAQRVALLEHADLEDDAVGPFSRSLASSLPDGTTSLSRHPDGRNPWEVVYVFTLQSTVVGFSSPSTLFCPAVHLPQAIQGMGWTAGGRFSNPVEFLGGPQRQALADWFSHVKNGMLKAPDLQSQTTAGQLAEVLELFITKLTAGRLGTPTLSDSGRVANLPSNPVALSLLARPAKGGVSASQATIELGDRLKAPLGDTPTGEPVVLVDPEMPNKLGVSAADICLYKSATLESIGFDPGQLERQYGQEITVLTPDQIFLDELYLVSGEQALMHSWLPSRLEGVPMVNGEAVTPLLPLRPEIRRLFSSRELQERCELRVMQTSVSSELEIRLTLPLQGQRDGYAISRSYPLKEQNLVAEDLPVITLWPFVSDERWRLYYLFCEDSPSALTVDGFADYDRKLGRDGQQVVKYFTTNHFPDLVRLSERGQDRGLLPVTPPASSPDQGTQWQVGIDFGTSFTNFFIDEGAGPQRRHLDTRVISLTLSQKEERQRLLNQYFVPEEMLPNADNGGNPPTATAISLRGWQEVLGQVPELFHEARLRVPSPGEFGGAELRTGFKWEQMQYQKPFLKEVALLISANAAANGAKELQWSVSYPSAFSPNEVARYRRVWVELCADLNKLTGLRHALNGKAGEGGLQTEAVAFASYFGNFQNRQMVHTSCLDVGGGTTDISIWQDNRLIHQVSIPFAGRDISSQLLRRKPAFLKSLFPPSLTADISDDEARARQDRNFTSRLDNIMRYGSDELLAGRLDMLVNQESTLQEPLQQFLSLLAVSFGGIYHYLGQIQQVLREEGKLTRSTPTPVYIGGNGGRLINWIDASSSFQKGGDPDRLMEMLQIKASGSEAGNASTTLSDAYKDETSCGLISSGVNLIGDFDPRSDVMVCGSTLVVNDLTFEAGDRVELPHTMSQIERYELPNLDAIRAFVDHYDDSIAELRIRSLLPIRQLCDLDTLWAEVETEVRSLCLAKVGQEASDLEPEPGFILGLRALTNILGRLWADRF